A genomic region of Miscanthus floridulus cultivar M001 chromosome 3, ASM1932011v1, whole genome shotgun sequence contains the following coding sequences:
- the LOC136543847 gene encoding uncharacterized mitochondrial protein AtMg00810-like, translating to MSEHAVYLRVVGTRRLIVGVYVDNLVITRGDPQDISTFKEEMKVTFKMSDLRLLRYYLGLEVTQMGSGIIVYQNAYAAKILEGARLTGCNPNHTPMESRLKLSKSSSAPLVDATKYRSIVGSLWYLVNSRPDLAYSMGYISRFMENPTTEHMVAMKRVLSKHIDVRYHYIRECVKESSVKLESIGTIEELADILTKALGRERFCELRFKISVIDV from the exons ATGTCGGAGCATGCTGTCTACCTCCGCGTTGTGGGCACACGCCGCCTCATCGTGGGCGTCTATGTGGACAATCTAGTTATCACCAGAGGGGATCCACAAGACATTAGCACCTTCAAGGAGGAAATGAAGGTGACATTCAAGATGAGCGACCTTAGGCTTCTGCGCTACTACCTTGGGCTAGAGGTGACACAGATGGGGAGCGGCATCATAGTCTATCAAAATGCCTATGCTGCAAAGATTCTAGAAGGCGCCAGACTAACTGGATGCAATCCAAATCACACCCCCATGGAGTCTAGACTTAAGCTCAGTAAGTCCAGCTCTGCTCCTCTAGTTGATGCAACAAAATATAGGAGCATAGTGGGCTCTCTCTGGTACCTGGTGAATTCAAGGCCGGACCTGGCTTACTCTATGGGGTACATCAGTCGGTTCATGGAGAACCCGACTACAGAACACATGGTGGCCATGAAGAGGGTGCTGAG TAAGCATATAGATGTGAGGTACCATTATATACGGGAGTGTGTCAAGGAGAGCAGCGTGAAGCTTGAGTCCATTGGGACAATTGAAGAGCTTGCAGACATTCTGACGAAGGCGTTGGGGCGAGAAAGGTTCTGTGAACTACGCTTCAAAATTAGTGTCATTGATGTATAG